In the Parashewanella tropica genome, CATATTTATGGATATTTATACAGTGAGTCCATATTTTGAATGACTTGAATTATATGCACTAATTTAATGTATAAAAAAATTAATAATTTGATGCGAAGTTGTTATGTTTTCGTACAGCTAAATATGTGATAAATAGCGTTTTTTTTATACATCCTAGATGTTATCATAATTATCATAAGAAATTACTTAGATCTAATTATTATAAGTATTATTTTTGAACTTAATAGTGAGTAACGTTTGTGCTAAGAACTTTAGTTTATAGGTGTCCGGAACATTCATTGATACCTTTACTATCAGAAAATGCAATAAAAATTGCTGAATCTTATTTGAACAGAGAGTTAACGAAAAAAGAAATTGTAGACTCCTTGATCAATAAAGATGCTATCAATTTTATAGAAAACAATAAGCTCAGAAATCTGATCATAAAAAGCTTGAGTGAAAATGAAGCACGAAATCTTATTGATAATAAACTTGGTCTCGAAAAGTTAGGATTAAAAAAAGAAGATTACTGGACTTTCCTACAGGAATATATTCCAAATACTTTGACTGAATGGGCTGAATTTTTAGGGCTCAAAGACGAGTATTCAGCAGCAAATCAATCATCACAAAAAACTGTCGATACTTTGTATTCGCAGCCTAGCTATTCACTTTACCCTTATCAAAGAGATATTGTTAGAAAAGTAAATACATTAATATCTGACCCTGAGAAAGACCGCCTTCTGATTCATTTACCCACAGGAGCAGGAAAAACAAGAACAGCTATGAGTATTGCTTCAGCACACTTGTCAAATCGAGAAGACGGATTAGTGCTTTGGTTGGCCGATACAGAAGAGCTATGTGCGCAAGCGACTATAGAGTTTCATAAATCTTGGAGTGCACTCGGTAATCGAGGTGTAAGTGTATATTCATATTATTCTGACTCCAATAAAACTTTGAGCTCTGTAGAATCCGGTTTCATTTCAGCAGGATTGCAGCGGTTAAATTCAAGAAGAAATGGAAGCGAAAAGGCTTATTTTCAAAAACTTTTAGATAAAGTCTCATTGATTATTTTTGATGAGGCTCATAAGGCTATAGCTAAAACTTATAAAGAAACCGTCAATGAATTACTGAATAATGGTAGAGAAAAGTTTTTAATAGGTTTATCAGCAACCCCCGGGAGAAAGTTCTCATTAGACGATGAAACGGAAGATAGGCAGCTGTCAAAATTTTTCTCAGAAAATAAAATTACTATGGCAGTTGAAGGTTACAGATCACCTATACAATATTTGATAGATGAGAGGTATCTTGCTGAGCCTCAGTATTTACCCATCGATTACGAGGGAAGTACTAATTTAGAGTTTACAACAAAACAAGTGAAGGAAGAGCTCAATCAGCTATTGAAAAATCTTTCTACGGTTGAATCTAGAAACTCAGCGATTATCAAACAAGCAATTCTAGAATATGAAAATGAGGCTTCAATTATTATTTTTGCATGTAACGTTGAGCATGCTATAGCACTATCTGAAACACTTAATTGCTTAGGTTATCCTTCTGCCTCGGTCACATCTTCAGAAGATACAGTGCAGTCGAGGCGGTTTAAAATTCAACAGTTTAAGCACAGAAAGCTAAGAATATTAATAAATTTTGGAATCCTAACCACAGGCTTTGATGCACCATGTACGAACGTGGCGATTATTGCAAGACCAACGATGTCGTTAGTTTTATATTCTCAGATGGCTGGTAGAGCTATGAGAGGGAAAAAAAGCGGTGGTAACGAATCATGCAAAATTTATACGGTATTAGATAACATTCCAGAATTCACAAGTCTATGTAAAGCTTTTGGTCATTGGAATGATAACTGGAACGAAGTAGAGTAAATATGAAAAATAACATCATCCCAGCATCCCTTGCTATCACTTCGATGAGAGATAGTGGTTATAAAACAGCTGCTCATGCAATTGCTGAATTAATTGATAATAGTATTCAAGCAACAGCTACAAATGTTCAATTGTTGTGTATTGATAAATCAAAACAAGGTGGCCTACGAGCAGTTAAGCATGTTGACCAAGTAGCTATATTCGATGATGGTAAAGGTATGGCAAAGCATGTTTTACAACAAGCGCTTCAATTCGGCGGAGGCTTACATAGAGAAGATTCCTCAGGGATTGGGAAGTTTGGCATGGGCTTACCAAGTGCAACTATTTCCCAGTGCAGGAGATTAGATGTTTATAGTTGGCAAAATGGCATTTGCCACTATACATATTTAGATGTGAATGAAATTGAAGCTGGTAATTTAGAAAATGTTCCAGAGCCTATTGAAAAGCCAGTGCCAGAGGTTTGGCGAGAAGCAATTGGTGAAGATTACAACCCAGAGCACGGTACCATAGCTATTTGGAGTGATCTTGATAGAATTTCTTGGAAAACGAGTAAATCTTTATACATTCATTCTGAAAAACTCATTGGGAGAATGTATCGATATTTCATTAATGATAATCGAGTCAAAATTCGTTTCAAATCATTTACCAATGAAATCAGTCTAACACGAACTGATAATAAGCTTTTTAAAGCGAACGATCCTTTATTTTTAATGAAAAATACTGTCTTACCAGATCTTCCCGGTAATTATATTAATGAAACTTTTTTTGAACCTTTTGGGGAAGAACAAGTTATTCACGTTGAAAGCTCCTCTGGACTAAGGGGTGTTGTCAAAATTAAGTATTCTCGCGTTCAAAGAAGTATTCATCAAGAGTTACAGAGAGTTGCTTCTGTAGCCGTAGGCTCGACTAAATGGGGTAAGATAGCTGCTGAGAACCAAGGCGTTTCCATAGTAAGATCTGGTCGAGAACTAAAAGTAACGGAAATTTTTTCGTCAGTATCAGAGCCTCGTGAAAGATGGTTTGGTGTTGAGGTTTCATTTTCTCCAGAACTAGACGAGCTATTCGGTGTAACGTTTGATAAGCAAGATGTTGTTAACTTTGAAAGAATTGACTTAAAAGTTGAAGCAGAGAATGAAGGCTATGATTCTGAAAACTCAAAAGAATACTCAGAATTTGTTGATATATTTGAGAGAGAGAAGTCGGATCGCTATTGGATTTATTTCATTGGTAAAGAAATTCAAGCTAACTTAAAAGACCTCAAAAGTTACGTCAAAACATTAGCCGAATCAAAACCTCAGAACAACAACCCTGATGAGCAACCAACTTTAAGCAAAGCAGAGCATACTGCGAAGAAAATAGCTGAAAAAAGGATTGCGGAAAAAAGACCTACAAATTCAGATCGAAAGTTTCATGATCCAGAAACTCCTGCGAAGGAAAAAATTGATAAGATTAAAGAAACTCTTTCTAGAGAAGGGGTAGATGTTGTAGAAGCAGAGACAGTTGCAAGGACCTTGGTTACAAGTGATTGTAACGTCAAATTTATGGAGCAACCTCTAAAAGGTAATATTTTGTTCGATGTTGCTAGAGAGGCAGGCACGATTATTGTTTTGCTCAATTCAAACCACGAATTCTACCAGTTTTATGATTCTGTTGATGATGATAAAAAAGAGCTTCTAAAGTTAGTTTTGATTGCTTGGGCTCAGGTCGAGGATAACAGTTCAGAAACAGAAAGATCTGATATGGAAGATATCCGAAGTCGTTGGGGCAAAGAAGTTAAAAAATATCTTTTTGAACTCAATAACTAACTTTCGCTCAGCACCATAATTTAAAAGGGCTTTCGAGCTCTTTTTTACTTAACAACGCATGTTATTGTTGGGTTTCATATGTTTAGTTTTCTAAAAAATATTAGAACTTTTTTTAAGACAAAATCAGAATTAGAGCCTCAGGTTAAGAATGAAGTACTCCCTATAGACTTCTCTGAATTTGATGTCAAATTTGAGTTTCGCGAGCTTAAAGGAAACACTTTGTTCGAAATTGAAAGGCTTAGCGGGTTAACCATAATCATTTTGAACATCAAATCCTCATTTATTGAACAGTTAAAAGATGCTTCACAAGAGACTAAGAATACTGTGTTTACTCTTATTTACTCGATGGCGAATATTGAACAAAAAAGCTCAGATTATGAACAAGAGGTTCTTGAGCGCTTTAGGTTGAGGGTTGGTAAGACATTATCTTCTTTACCAATGTATTCTAAGGAAAAATAAAGTGAATTTAATCACTGCGGATCACCTGAGTAATGAATTAGAAGCACAGTTTTCTAGTGCACAATCAATAAAAATTATTACCGGTTATTTAACGCTATCTGCAGCAGAGTTTTTGCTGAACTCAATCAGTGACGAGACAACAGTTCAATTGATTGTAAGAGCGAGGCCGCAGGATCTCATATCAGGTGCCACGGATATTGATGCAATTAAGCTTTTATTCAAAAATGGAGTAAGGTGCCATATTCATAGAACCTTACATGCGAAATTGTACGTAATCGATAATAAATACGGTTTTATAGGCAGTGCAAACTTTACTTCTAACGGCTTAAAGCTCTCTGGTTATGGCAATTTTGAACTATCGACAAAAACAAAGCTAACCGATAAAGATAATGGGCTCATTAGAGAAGTTTTTAATGATTCGATTATGGTTACTAAGCGAGTAATAGAGACTCTAGAAGGGTTTGTATCAAGTAGCTCTGCTACACCTGAACTAGACAGCTCTACCAAGGGATGGTGGAATGAATTGATTGCTCCAGAGGCTTCATATACTTGCGATAGACTGTATATTTCTGATTTACCTTGGGTGAACCTAGAACAAGATTTGTCATCTCTTGATGAGTCATCAGAAAATTTTTTGCATGATGTTGATGTCTTTGGTTTAGAAGTCGACAAAAATGGTAATGCTAGAGCATTGAACTTCCAAAAAAGTAAGATTTATCAATTTTTAACAAGAGAGTTAAGTTCTAAAGAAAATAAAGAACTTTACTTTGGGGAACTAACATCAAAAGTTCATGATTTGCTTGTTGATGAACCCATGCCATATCGTTCAGATATAAAACAACTTGTTTTTAATTTACTCATTTATTGTAAGGTTTTTTCTATGGGTATTTTAACTATTGATACACCAAGTTATTCTACAAGAATAAAGTTAGCAAACCGAATTTAAAGGGATATTTATGGCTATTGAAAACCTAGAACGCGAACTAGGGGTAATTTACAACGAAATTGATAACGACAAGTTAGTTCTACCTAACTTTCAAAGAAGTTTCGTTTGGACTCGTGATATGCAAAAGAAGTTACTTGCTTCAACTTTAGTAGACTTACCCATAGGAAGTTTGTTGACTTTAGAAGGTGAAAGTAGTGACTTTTGTAAGCGGAAACTTTGTTTCCCTGATGACTTAGAATTAACGATAAAGTATTGTGAGTACGTTTTAGATGGACAACAACGCCTTACAACTTTGAGAGCTATACTCTTTGATCTCTTTTCTGGTTCAAATTGGGAGTCCAATTGGAATAATATGTTTGGCTCACTTAGAACACGCTGGTTCTTAAGTTTGAAAGTAAATGGTAGTGATATTTTTGGCTATAACAACTTGAATTTCAGGAGTCTAAGTAAGTTTACAGATTCTGAAATAGAACCTCATATCGAGTTTAAAGCAGTACATAAAACCAAAACTGAGGAGTTACATCATCCTGCTAATACTAAAGTCTTTAGGGGCAAAGCAAGCGATAAATATACTAAATCTCAGCTAGCTTCAAAGTTTGCAGATCAATTCTTAGTTCCATTATGGGAAGTTTACGAAGGCGATAAAGGAATTCATAAACGGATTATTGATAAAATTGCAGAACAAAGATGTATCGAATTAAAAGATGAATTAATAGATAATTTAACACTTGATAATGTTAAATGTATGTTTGCTCCATTAGAAATTGATGATGATGATTTGAATGAAATATTTCAAGAGAACAAAGAGAAAGATGGCAGCTCAATGTTCCAAAAAGAGTTTTCTGATCTTAGAGCAGCTTGGGTCAAAGCATTTACTACTGAATTGAATAATTTGGTCAAAAGAAAAGTTCCTATTGTTCAATTAAAAAGAGGCGAAATTGATAGAGCAGTTTCAATTTTTGAAGCAATCAATAGAGGCGGTGAACCTTTAAGTGTTTACGATTTAATTGTTGCAAAGTCTGCACGCAACAGAGAGCAGCATAATCTGACTCAAATGTTATTAAATGGCTTGTCAGAAGAAATTAAACTACATGATGAATTAATTTGCTCTACGAACCTCATAAAAGACAAAAGTGACAGCTTAACATGGAACTCTGTAGAGTTTGGTGCTGTAAAAGGTAATGAACCAACGAAAATCGTTAAAGATTGGTTCGTCAATCTTCTAACACTCTTAGCATATACGAAGTCCAGCAAAGAGCCCGTTGATATCGAACATATAAAACGTGAGAAAGCACTTAGACTCACAGCAGATCAAGTTAATGCTCATATTGAAATAACAATTACAGCTATAAATAGAGCATTAGCCTTCTTAAACATAAGATGCGGTGTTGTGAGCTGTAAAGATGTTCAATATAAGTTGATGCTTGTAGTATTAGGTTATTTTCTTTCTGATGATGACGTATGGACAGATAAGTCAAAGTTAAACAAGCTTGAATATTGGTACTGGGTTATTGTTTTTGGAGGCGGATATGCAAAAGCTCAGAACACTCGATGCATAAAGGATATCACTGATGTTGAAAGGCTGTTGTCAGGTAAAAACTTATATGAAGTATATCAAGATAGGATGCTAAATGTACCTGACTATGTTACAAAAGATATTCTCTTGAGAAGAGATGATGCAACGGATAAAGAATCTAAATCAGTTAGAAACACTATTCTACAATTTGTTCTATCTAAGAGCCCACTTGATCTATTTCCTGAGCAAGGTAAGACAAGTACTTTAAATGCCTGGGATGTGGCTTTCAATGGATTATTATTAGAATTACACCATTTAATCCCACTTGCTAATGTCAAAAAAATTGGAGAAACCTCTTCTAAATTGCGTAAAGATTCACAGAATGTACTGAATAGTACTCTTAATTTGAGTTATATATCAAAGGATGCTAATAGGAAAATCTCCAGTTATGCGCCTGATGTTTATTTCCAAGAAATTAAACAAACAGAATTATCAAGTCACTTCATAAAGCCTGAGCTTGTTAGTTTCGAAAACTGTAATAAAGCAGAGGGATGCATTCAAAATCTTGAAGATAGGTTTTCATTACTACAAAACGCAATCAATAATCATGTTCGTGGTTTAATTTGATATGTTCTACATCTATGTAGCATAGAGAGCACGATGTCTGAGAAAAAACTTTAGTAAATCTCAGACATCAACTTTTACTAAACCTATACCCTTTAACAGCCAAACCCTCATTAGCCAGTACGAGCCCTAGCGCAGGCTTCGTAAGGTTAGGCTCAGGTAAGAGCTCATACTTTGCTAACTCTACTAAAAGGCGTTTATTAAACGCCTTTTGCTTTTTGAAATCAGCAAAGGAATCATCAATAAACTCGCATTTGTTCAGTAACAAAGGTCGCTTTTCTGGGATCAAATAGTCAAAAAAGTCGACTTCTTGATCCGCCATTTTGATTTTGATTCGCTCTTCAAGTTGAGGTAAAGGTGAATCATCAAAGCCTTTATAACTCAACAAAGTAACTTTACCTGAATGAATGTGGATTTTAATTAGCTGGACAGTCTCTAGTTCTCCATACATTTGAAGTGCTGCACCAACATATACTCGAAGCAGCAATGGCAAATCATCTACAAATTTTTTATGGAAGGTAAAAGAGTGAGGTTGAGCATGTTCGTAGTTAATGAGGCCAGCTGGGAGTGACTTGTGGCTATCAATACATAGCTCTTCGATCAGGCTCGGCTCTGCAATCTTAAATAGTATTTCTTTAGCCTCATTGATACAGATATTGTAGTTGTCGAAAAAGGCTTTGATGTCACGCTTTAGGTTCTCTGGCTGCTTAGTATAAGGTTTTCTTTTTTCGAACAACCCCATAGCAAACAACAAAAGTAAGTCTTCTTTCCTTGATTGCTGTGCTTCTGTGAATGCTTGAGTGTCATACATTTCACACAATAAGCTGAAGACTTTTTTGTGAGAGCCAATTAATTGTCTGATCTCTTCAGACTTTGAAAACTCTTCATTTACAGGTATACGGCCAAGCTCAAGGCACACGTTCCAAAAATCAGTGAATAAATCTGAATTCTGGGTAATAATGAGTTTGGCTTTATCTTTCGCTTGTATTGGCTCGGGAGAAGTGAGTTGTTGCCATTGATGGTGACGGCTGTATTTAGCAATCAGGTAATTTTGCTCTTCTATTTTGTCTTTGAAGATAATGAAAATACCCGGCGCTAGTGTTACTACATTTTCTTGGAGGATTCTCTCTATATAAGCCTTGATTTCTGACTGCGCATAATATTTTTGGAACGTATTTCTTGAGGTGATCACGCCATCCTTATATGGCGTGAACTGTGCAATATAAGAATTCGCTGCCAACATGACGGAAACAACTAAAAATTTATCAGTAAGTTCCCATGCATTGATTAATGCCTCTATGCGTTCATCTTGGTCTTCAATAACATTTAGGACAAACCCTAGATTTACAATATCAGAGTTAATTTTTTCATTATCAGGTTGATAGTTTGGATCCCAACCTAGAGCATCTAGGCCATGAGCTTGAAGCTCTCGTAAATCATCACCTCTACCGCAACCATAATCAAAAATAGAATAATCACCACTTAAAAAGCCATGTTTTGCCAATAACTTCATTGGCGCGGAAAGCTCATGACGGACAATGGCGGTTTTATGTCTATCTATTTTTTCTGAGTTATCATCATCCGTTATAATAGAAGAGCTTCTAAACAACCTGCCATCAATAAGCTCATAGCCTTTACTTTGGATCAAGTTTTGCCACGTTCGTTTAAATCCGATGATCCTCGTGTTCTCATACAAACCTGCGTTCTCGCCTTCTTGGGTAATATCAACAAAGTGCTGATAGTGCTCACTGTTAGGTAAAACCATCGTTTCTTTACGGTGTAATATCGGAGGGTTTTCAGAACCATCGTAAGACGTTATTTTATGCTGGAGTTTAACAAGGTCGACGTTGATGCTTTGTTGCAGAGAAGGATAGGAGTCTGTATAGAAAGTCGGATAAGAGAGCAGAGAGACCCGGAATTCTTTCTTAAAGAGCTTTACTAAGTCCCATTGCTCTTCATGAACAGATAACGCTTTTGCAACTGCAGGAATAAAGTCTTGTAATTGCTTAGGAATAGCTGAAAATGCATCTTTATGGATGTATATGGCATCGGGTAAATGCTTTCCAGCTTTAACTAATGAAGTAAGTTGCTTAAAGGTAGCTGCGTCCATTTTGTTGTTACTTTTTAAAATTTTTATTGAGTAAGTAGTAATAAGCCCTACCAACTTTCTTGAAAGTTAATTTGCCAGATTCTCTCAAATGCATCAACTGACAATCACTCACCTTTAACACGGACTTGGCCTCTTTGCTTGTAAGCCACTGAGTTTCACTCTGAGTAGTTGTTTTATCCATATAAATTTAAGTATAAATTTCAGCCAAATTGCACTTTGAATGTAGTTTCAAATATTACGTCTGATATGATAAAACCTCAATTCGTAAAAAATGAACGTATACAAGGATCGTCATTTGAAGTTTATTTTTGTTGATGCAGAGAACATTGGTCTGCAAAAAGTTTCTGAGATTGAAGCTACGTTAACAGATAAAGTGTTTGTTTTTAGTAAACATGAGTCTGTGATTGAATTATGTGAACGTAAGTTATTTCAAGTCTTTTCTTGTTACCCTACTGGATCCAATCAAGCTGATTTTCATATCATAGGAAATCTCGTCGGAGTATTGGCATCATTAGATACAACTCAAAAGCAAAGCTGCGAATTTGTATTATGGAGCCAAGATAACGCGTTGGTCATGGCTTTTAAGTTCCAATGCAGGCTTCACAAAGCTACCTGTTTCGTTACTTTACCTTCAAAAGAAATAACAAAAATCTCAGTTGTGATCGAAAAAGCAACTGGTTCTGATGCAAAAATTCTTAATTATTTCAAAAGACCAAGGTTAGCAGAATCCGTTAGGGCTATGGTGCAGTTCGAAAAACCTGACTTCAACAGAGTTTTAAATGAGTTCATTAGAAAAGGGCTTATTGTCAGAGCGCACAATAACAAAAAGAAATGGGTGCTGAAAACAAGCGTTTGTTAAATTCCATTTCTTTGCTTAATTAATTTCTTAAATATTTTCATCTATTAGACATCTAGTGTCTGTCCTCTACCTTATTATTTCTCTCATCGAAACAAGGTGGCTTAGCAAGCCATCTTCATGAACATTTTATTGGATGTCCTAAGAGGAACATAATGGGAACAATCATTGGCGTTTTGGCTTTATTGATAGCGAGTTTGCAACTACACCTTCAACGCGTAGAACTCAAGAAAGGTAACGAGCTGGAAGAAAGCAGTAACGAGCTAGATAAACTTAAAGCAACGCTTGATGCAATAAAAAGTGAGATCGAATTTCGTGAAAAAATCATCAGTGATGAAAAAGCGAAAAGTAAAGCAGACTGGGATAAAATCAAAAAAATTGCATGTGTGATCAACAAGAAATTACGCCCAGCTCAAAGAGAGATTCAACAAAAAATTATTCGTCTGTACGGCGGTGAGTATTCCGATATCATCGATCTAACAAAAAATTCAAAACAGCCTCAACAACTGGACAATCAAGTTTTACAAAAAGCGGCTTAAACGGCCGCTTCCTTCAGCGAAAAGTGATTTTTCAACACTTCAAAAACCGTCTTCAAGTCCACCACCCTACCAGAGCGAATCAACTCAATAGGCGCCCTACCAGCAAAGAAAGCACTATGATTTTTAAAGGTCATAAACCCTTTGATGTTTTCTGGGTTTTCAAATGTGCTTCTTAGTAAAGCATGAATATTGAGTATGTAGCTGACTCTAACCAGCTGCTCGCTAGAAAGCACAATAGCTTCGGGCTGGCTATGCAATAAGGTATCAGTTGGTTCACTTATACCGATTATCGTTTGTATTCCACTATTCGAGCAGCCCCACCTTTTTAAAATATTTGAGCAGACCTTGATTGCAACATAGTCTTTTCCCGCCATAACATCTCCCTTACTTATCAGAGCATTTAGGCTAATCACTGGTTCACATTTGAATCAATAATCAGCCTTTATTACTGAAGACTTTTTTGTCTTTTTCAAAATAATTCCTCAATGAGACATATGATGTCTACTCCCTCCCCTATTATGCTCGTCAACAAACAGAGGCGCTGTTCAAAATACGGATTTTCCCCCTAATTAAGCACATTAATTTGTGCAAATGAGATTCGAATTGAAGTGAGAGGTAAAGATGTTTCTAGGTTATAGTTCTGCTGATGGTGTTGGTGAATGGCTGGCTGAGACACTGGCTATATTGTTTGCACCAATTCCAATTGTCTGTTTGATATTAGTCGCGACAAGAAGCAATCACTTGGAACGTAACTGGGTGCTGTGGACATTCTCTACTGCCTTAGTCACATTCCTACTTGGTGAGTTCGTATATTTCATGTTCTTCTATGCAACACCTTTCCTTGTATCTTTGTTCTTGGCAGATCGAGTACGTAAAAAAAACGAAAGAGAATCATATTAACTTTGGCGATTCTAAAGCAAATGCTGGCTTACCAAGAAAATTGAATGCCTTATTTAACATTAATTGTTCTTGGCAAGGTAAAAGCAATATCAGAAATTGGGTTCGAAAACAGGTAATTGCTCTAATGGAATTCCTCTAATAGAAATATCATTGCTGCTTTCATAAAGCGCATAGGCGACTTGACAACGAATGCTTTCCTGCACGCCCAAATCTGTTTCTGTTAATAGGACAAATTTAGCTCCAAGTGCTAATCCAAGACCAGTGTATTTGTGACGTGCCTTTTGGCTATCAGTGTCTTTACCCATGACAAAGCAAGCGATAAGAGGGTCACCTGTAACATCGTAAACCATAATGTCACAGCTGATATTTTGCTCCGAGGTAATTTGCAGTTGCACATCTTCTTTAATAAAAGTTGGTGAGTAATCCAGTTCATTGGATAGTAGATTCAATAATTCATTAATAGCGTCTTTTTTCTCTACAAATGCGGGTAGAGTAAATTGATTTTGCAGTAACTTCCTAGCGCAAAGGCAATGTAACTGATGAGCAAGCTCTTGTTGAATGTATTCAATTTTTTCATTCTTTATTCTGGATATAGTGGATTGTTCGACACCAAGTTCTAAGGCTAATAAGGACTGATTTGTGATTGGAGTTCCAACTTCCGCTTCTCTAACTAATTTTGTGAGATGTAATTGACAATCATCTTTATGAAGCAGTGTTGTAATCATCACTGGATAGGACTTTTTCAACGCACTCACTACGGCATCACAGCAATCATCGCAGGTATATATCTGAGAGAAGCTATTAAGATCATATGTAGGACTCTCGATGTACAGTTTCGATACATGAGGATTGATATGGAATGATGTGTTCGGTTGTTTACTTAAACATATTTGACAACTGCCACCAGAAGCAATATTCCGTGCCGATTGCTCTGAATAATCCTGAGGTATTTCAGAATCTGGATCAGAAGATAGATATGAGAATGCAAGTGATTCATTCACCAATTTGTCTTTACTAGACATGTATTTAACTTTAAATGCTTTCTCAAGCTTTTCAATGGTTGATTGTCTCGGAAGTGCTGTATTGTCTTCTGAAAGTAAGCGGTAGAGAGTCGCTACTGACACACCTGACATTTTAGATAAGCTTTCAACACTATGAGGTAACTGATGCTCTACATTCTTTTTATTTTTATCTATAAGGTTGTAGATCCAGGATGCTAACGACATACTTTAAATCCTTTCATATTAAGCATAAAGACTATCAATTCACGCATAATAAAACTAACACTGCCAAACGATCAATCCGAATTATCATATTACGCATAATTATGACCAAATATTGATAATGAGAATAACAGTAAGTATATTTGCGCTCATCAACAGGAACACAGCATCCACCTTGCTTTAACGTTTTTTAAAGGGAATAAAGATGGCATTAATTACTGATAAAACTGCACGTATTGAGTTTATTGAATCTATTCTACCTAGTGAGAAATCAAAAGGACTTTCAGTCACTGAAATTCAATCTAAATGCGAATCTAATGGTTTTTATGTAAGTCGTAAAACCACAGAAAGAGATATCAGTCGATTAGAGCTTGAGTTAAAAGCTAAAGTTATACGAGCAGAAGGTAGAACCAAGTTTTACGCTAAAGTAGTTTCACAAACGATTAATATGCCTAAAGAGTTAGCATTTGTGCTCAGCTTTTACGCTGACAGTGTAAATGAAACCTTTCCATCTCATGTAACTTCAGAATTAAGTGATTATTTTAAAAGTGCCGAAAAAATAGTGAAAAAAATAGAAATGTGTAAACCAAATGATCAATTAAATTCCATCATAAGGCAAGTGAAACCATGCAAAGAAAGAAGTAAGGACGTTATTTTTTATGGTAACGAACTTGCAGCCTAAACAGCACTGCATTAGCTACAAAATCAAAAATACAAATAAAAAACAATTAAGGGTTTAATCATGGGAAGTAATGAAGTAAATGATGATAAAAGCGGTTTAAATACTTTCGGTATCTCAATAATCATTCT is a window encoding:
- a CDS encoding helix-turn-helix transcriptional regulator; amino-acid sequence: MSLASWIYNLIDKNKKNVEHQLPHSVESLSKMSGVSVATLYRLLSEDNTALPRQSTIEKLEKAFKVKYMSSKDKLVNESLAFSYLSSDPDSEIPQDYSEQSARNIASGGSCQICLSKQPNTSFHINPHVSKLYIESPTYDLNSFSQIYTCDDCCDAVVSALKKSYPVMITTLLHKDDCQLHLTKLVREAEVGTPITNQSLLALELGVEQSTISRIKNEKIEYIQQELAHQLHCLCARKLLQNQFTLPAFVEKKDAINELLNLLSNELDYSPTFIKEDVQLQITSEQNISCDIMVYDVTGDPLIACFVMGKDTDSQKARHKYTGLGLALGAKFVLLTETDLGVQESIRCQVAYALYESSNDISIRGIPLEQLPVFEPNF
- a CDS encoding DUF2384 domain-containing protein, with protein sequence MAGKDYVAIKVCSNILKRWGCSNSGIQTIIGISEPTDTLLHSQPEAIVLSSEQLVRVSYILNIHALLRSTFENPENIKGFMTFKNHSAFFAGRAPIELIRSGRVVDLKTVFEVLKNHFSLKEAAV
- a CDS encoding DNA phosphorothioation-associated putative methyltransferase, translated to MDAATFKQLTSLVKAGKHLPDAIYIHKDAFSAIPKQLQDFIPAVAKALSVHEEQWDLVKLFKKEFRVSLLSYPTFYTDSYPSLQQSINVDLVKLQHKITSYDGSENPPILHRKETMVLPNSEHYQHFVDITQEGENAGLYENTRIIGFKRTWQNLIQSKGYELIDGRLFRSSSIITDDDNSEKIDRHKTAIVRHELSAPMKLLAKHGFLSGDYSIFDYGCGRGDDLRELQAHGLDALGWDPNYQPDNEKINSDIVNLGFVLNVIEDQDERIEALINAWELTDKFLVVSVMLAANSYIAQFTPYKDGVITSRNTFQKYYAQSEIKAYIERILQENVVTLAPGIFIIFKDKIEEQNYLIAKYSRHHQWQQLTSPEPIQAKDKAKLIITQNSDLFTDFWNVCLELGRIPVNEEFSKSEEIRQLIGSHKKVFSLLCEMYDTQAFTEAQQSRKEDLLLLFAMGLFEKRKPYTKQPENLKRDIKAFFDNYNICINEAKEILFKIAEPSLIEELCIDSHKSLPAGLINYEHAQPHSFTFHKKFVDDLPLLLRVYVGAALQMYGELETVQLIKIHIHSGKVTLLSYKGFDDSPLPQLEERIKIKMADQEVDFFDYLIPEKRPLLLNKCEFIDDSFADFKKQKAFNKRLLVELAKYELLPEPNLTKPALGLVLANEGLAVKGYRFSKS